From a single Ascaphus truei isolate aAscTru1 chromosome 2, aAscTru1.hap1, whole genome shotgun sequence genomic region:
- the LOC142487608 gene encoding uncharacterized protein LOC142487608: protein MAPTQTVLSSKCEHSTTDSSELLKARKKKKKKGGITVEVAEGIKNENLTSESAFDERDMLQLKATHRRSPRIVEEKKDAPTQTLQAAQKAIDCLYERLDKEQEAKIALQSCLSSAIAKCVLQEKEREQLERDRVILSSKLEKAYADNAQYQNFMAQVGAKLEASEEKNCHFNIELRSLREIFEGLNSSFEMVTQKCKNLCVQVSEGDKKLHELGEEKKQLAQEKLDMQTALQNAERVLQEERVSLERRTQAENMLQSQLRELRAHLQDAKERWVNAEERQRVLQEESFQTAYKIKMLEEYLSTQCVPKEQHEELKVTLSITRASLEEERSGRARPGSASSRKSLSDSGSTETSPLSPPGDVGEVGDLKEFVLRPAPRGVTVRCRISRDKKVMDRGLYPTYYMHLERDENHKLFLLAGRKRKKSKTSNYLISIDPTDMSREAGSFTGKLRSNLMGTKFTVFDRGVSPARAQGQSENAASRQELAAICYETNVLGFKGPRKMAVLIPGKNFNHERIPFQPHNDSESLLSKWQNKCQENIIELHNKAPVWNDDTQSYVFNFHGRVTHASVKNFQIVHDNDLEYPLPTDKPPEVGHLESPFHQGLREEPGGSSGERS from the coding sequence atggctcccactcaaacagtcttgagcagtaaatgtgaacacagtaccactgattcttcagaacttctcaaagcaaggaagaagaagaagaagaagggaggcattactgtggaagttgcagaaggaattaagaatgaaaatttaacctcagagtctgcatttgatgaaagagatatgctgcagcttaaggcaactcacagacgtagcccaagaatagtggaagagaagaaagatgctcctactcagacgcttcaagctgcacagaaagcgattgattgtctttatgaacgtttagataaggagcaagaggccaagattgcactacaaagctgtttatcttcagcaattgctaagtgtgttctccaggagaaagaaagagagcagttggagagggacagggtaatcctgtcaagtaagctggagaaggcctatgctgataatgcgcagtaccagaatttcatggctcaagttggcgcaaaactggaagcctctgaggagaagaattgccacttcaacatagaactacgttctttgagagagatcttcgaaggattaaatagcagttttgaaatggtaacccagaagtgcaagaatctctgtgtccaggtcagtgaaggagataagaaactccatgaattaggagaggagaagaagcagttggcccaggaaaagttggatatgcagacagcactgcagaatgcagagagagtgctgcaagaggaacgtgtctccctggagcggcgcactcaGGCAgagaatatgctgcagagtcagctgcgagaactacgTGCACATCTGCAGGACGccaaggagagatgggtgaatgctgaagagagACAGCGAGTATTGCAGgaggaaagtttccagactgcctacaagataaagatgctggaagagtatttgagtacccagtgtgtccccaaagaacagcatgaggagctgaaggtcacactgagcataaccagagcctcgctggaggaggagagGTCTGGGAGAGCACGGCCCGGTTCTGCCTCCAGCAGAAAGTCTCTTTCAGACTCTGGTTCCACAGAGACATCCCCTCTCAGTCCTCCTGGAGACGTGGGGGAAGTGGGCGACCTGAAGGAGTTTGTTCTGCGCCCCGCGCCACGCGGTGTCACCGTCAGATGTCGGATCAGCCGAGACAAGAAAGTGATGGACCGAGGACTGTACCCCACCTACTATATGCACCTGGAGCGGGACGAAAACCACAAGCTCTTTCTTCTCGCTgggaggaagagaaagaagagtAAAACGTCCAACTACTTGATATCTATTGATCCGACCGACATGTCCCGGGAGGCGGGCAGTTTTACTGGCAAACTCCGATCCAACCTAATGGGGACCAAGTTTACAGTGTTTGACCGCGGTGTTAGCCCAGCCAGGGCTCAGGGACAGTCAGAGAATGCAGCGTCCCGGCAAGAACTGGCGGCAATTTGCTATGAAACTAACGTCCTCGGGTTTAAGGGTCCCCGGAAGATGGCGGTTCTCATTCCCGGAAAGAATTTCAATCACGAGCGCATCCCTTTCCAGCCACACAATGATTCGGAGAGCCTGCTGTCTAAATGGCAGAACAAGTGTCAGGAGAACATCATCGAGCTGCACAATAAGGCCCCCGTGTGGAATGATGACACTCAGTCTTACGTGTTCAACTTCCACGGGCGTGTCACACACGCATCTGTGAAGAACTTCCAGATTGTGCACGACAATGatctggagtaccctctgcccactgacaagccaccagaggtgggtcaccttgagtcgccgtttcatcaaggcctccgggaagagcctggaggatcgtccggagaacgctcctga